TGTCCGTGCAGTTCGCCCATCGTCGCCTCCCTCGAGTAATCCCATCCCATCGTTAGCCTCGCAAATCCTCGTCGATATCCGCCTGTGTAAAGTCGAAAAACTCCTCTGAATCGGGAAGATCGACGTCGACAACGTGCAAGTTCGTCGGTTTCCCGCCCGAATCGAACGCTTTCCAGTCGGAGCGGCGATACGGTGCGCCAATAATGATATGGACGCTTCCCCGACCAAATGTCTCTAAATCCGCGCTGCTCGGTCTGATAACGCCGTTTGGGTGCGAATGGACGCTCCCAAGTGCCTTGACGTCGTTTGGAATCTGACTCGTCCTGACGGTGGCGCTCACGCTGTTCGACTCGGTCCCCGGCACCACGAGGATATCCGTGATTACCAGTCCATCCCGCTCGAGTCCGAGCCGATGCGCTTCGGTCCCGCGCAGAAAGCCCATGTACTCGTCGGGATGAGCCGCCTCCGAAGACTCGATGGCGAACTCGAGGGTTTCCTCGGCGATGCCGAGAATCTCGTTCGACCGAAACAGCGCGTCGAGCAGCCCCATATCTCCCCGTCCGGGCTTGCGGTTGCTAAACGTTCCGATGCGTGTGCTTCCCGACTCGACTCGTATTTCGGGGCTTCTCGCCACCGCTTCTTGACAAGGGTTATACGCGGCCACCCCCAAACAACGAGTCAAGATGACACGAGCGTCCGCCGGGGAACCCGGCGCAGATGACGGGGATTCCGTCGTCTACGATCTCGATGCTGATTGTACCGCAGATGATGTTGACCGTAACCGTACTTATCTCGCCGAAATCAACGGTATCGTCGATTACGGCGTCTTCGTTGATCTCTCCGAATCCATCTCTGGACTCGTCCACGAATCCGTTCTCGAGGGCACCTTCGCCGTCGGTGACGAACTCGCCGTCGAACTCGAGAGTGTCCGTGACAACGGTGACATGGCGTTCGAACCCGCCGACGTCGACCTTGAGGATGCCACCGTCGAAGCCGTCTCCCACGAGTACTCCCTGACCGGCACCGGCCGCCTCGAGGCCAACGTCGGCGAACAGATCCACCTCGAAGGCGAAATCGTCCAGGTCAAACAGACCGGCGGTCCGACGATCTTCCACATCGCCGACGAAGACGGCGTCGTCCCCTGTGCCGCGTTCGAAGAAGCCGGCGTTCGCGCCTATCCGACCGTCGAAGTCGGCGACGTCGTCCGGATCACCGGGACCCCAGAACACCGCGACGAATCGGTCCAGATTGAAGTCGACGGCCTCTCGAAACTCGAGGGCGAGGATGCTGCAGACGCCCGTGAGCGCATCGACGCCGCACTCGACGAGCGCGCAGAACCCCACGATGTCGAGCCGCTAATCGACTGGCCAGCGTTCGAGAAACTCCGACCAAACCTGCGCGAAGTCGCGAAACGACTCCGCCGAACAGTGCTTGAAGGTCGTCCGATTCGCGTTCGCCACCACGCAGACGGCGACGGTATGTGCGCTGCCGTGCCCGTCCAGATTGCGCTCGAGCGATTCATCGCCGACGTCCACGAGGACGACAACGCCCCGCGCCACCTCATCAAGCGCCTGCCCGCGAAAGCGCCGTTCTACGAGATGGAAGACGCCACGCGCGATCTGAACTTCGCGCTCGAGGACCGCGAGAAACACGGTCAGCAACTCCCGCTCCTCCTTATGCTGGACAACGGCTCGACAGCCGAGGACGTGCCGGCCTACGAGACGCTGGCCCACTACGATATCCCAATCGTCGCCATCGACCACCACCACCCAGATCCCGACGCAGTTGGCGACCTGCTCGATGCCCACGTCAACCCGTACCTCCACGACGAGGACTACCGGATCACGACCGGGATGCTCTGTGTGGAACTCGCGCGGATGATCTACCCGGATCTCACCGACGAACTGCGCCATGTCCCCGCCGTTGCCGGCCTTTCGGACCGTTCGAAAGCCGACGCAATGACGGACTACCTCGAGTTAGCTGCCGAGGAAGGCTACGACGAGGACCGCCTGCAGGACCTGAGCGAAGCGCTGGACTACGCCGCCTTCTGGCTGCGCTACAACTCCGGCGACCGCCTGATTCAGGACCTCCTGCAGGTCGGCAGCGACGACGAGGACCGCCACGACGAACTCGTCTCGTTCTTTGCCGACCGCGCCCGCGCGGAAGTCGACGAGCAACTCGAGGATGCAATGCCCCACTTGGAGCACGAAGACCTCGAGAACGGCGCACATCTCTACCGCATCGACGTGGAGAACCACGCGCACCGATTCACCTACCCCGCACCCGGCAAAACGACCGGCGAGATTCACGACCGAAAAATCGAGGAGACCGGCGATCCCGTCATCACGGTCGGCTACGGTCCCGACTTCGCCGTGCTCCGATCCGACGGCGTCCGACTCGACATCCCCACGATGGTCACCGAACTCGAGGCCGAAATCTCCGGCGGCGGCGTCTCCGGCGGCGGCCACCTCGTCGTCGGGTCGATCAAGTTCGTGAAAGGGAAACGCGAGGAAGTGATCGACGCGCTGGTCGAGAAGATGGAAGACGCAGAACTCGACGAAGCGCTCTCGAGTGCGGCACCGATTGACGACTGATCGGGTCGTCGCTGTCCGTTAGTTTGGTTTTCGTCTCAATTACGCTGGTCGGAGGGTCACCCAGTGACGTCGCGCTTTCTACCCTCCGAACCAGCCGAAACAAGTGTCTAATCCGAGCCGTGACGTGGCGTATGGCCGCATTCAGCACATTCGAGGACGCCGTGTCGGACTCTGAGCAGACCGGTGCATTCACCACAGCGAAGGTCGGTGTCGGTTGGGGACTGACTGATTGCCATAAGCAAA
The Natronolimnobius baerhuensis DNA segment above includes these coding regions:
- a CDS encoding Mov34/MPN/PAD-1 family protein: MGLLDALFRSNEILGIAEETLEFAIESSEAAHPDEYMGFLRGTEAHRLGLERDGLVITDILVVPGTESNSVSATVRTSQIPNDVKALGSVHSHPNGVIRPSSADLETFGRGSVHIIIGAPYRRSDWKAFDSGGKPTNLHVVDVDLPDSEEFFDFTQADIDEDLRG
- a CDS encoding DHH family phosphoesterase, with product MTRASAGEPGADDGDSVVYDLDADCTADDVDRNRTYLAEINGIVDYGVFVDLSESISGLVHESVLEGTFAVGDELAVELESVRDNGDMAFEPADVDLEDATVEAVSHEYSLTGTGRLEANVGEQIHLEGEIVQVKQTGGPTIFHIADEDGVVPCAAFEEAGVRAYPTVEVGDVVRITGTPEHRDESVQIEVDGLSKLEGEDAADARERIDAALDERAEPHDVEPLIDWPAFEKLRPNLREVAKRLRRTVLEGRPIRVRHHADGDGMCAAVPVQIALERFIADVHEDDNAPRHLIKRLPAKAPFYEMEDATRDLNFALEDREKHGQQLPLLLMLDNGSTAEDVPAYETLAHYDIPIVAIDHHHPDPDAVGDLLDAHVNPYLHDEDYRITTGMLCVELARMIYPDLTDELRHVPAVAGLSDRSKADAMTDYLELAAEEGYDEDRLQDLSEALDYAAFWLRYNSGDRLIQDLLQVGSDDEDRHDELVSFFADRARAEVDEQLEDAMPHLEHEDLENGAHLYRIDVENHAHRFTYPAPGKTTGEIHDRKIEETGDPVITVGYGPDFAVLRSDGVRLDIPTMVTELEAEISGGGVSGGGHLVVGSIKFVKGKREEVIDALVEKMEDAELDEALSSAAPIDD